The DNA segment TCTTGGCTGGCTGGAGATACATAAAGATGATGCTCCCATAGAATAGAGCCACAACTGCCACATGGGAGGAGCAAGTGTTGAAGGCCTTTCTCCGTCCTTCTGCTGACCTGATCTTCATCACAGCCCAGGCAATGTGGCCATATGAGACCAGGATGAGACCCAGGGGCAAGACAACAAAGATAAAGCTGGCCACATACATCTCCACCTCATTGAGGCTGGTGTCCACGCAAGTCAATTGCATAATGAGGGGCATCTCACAGAAGAAGTGATCAATGCGATTGTTCCCACAGAGCGGCAGGAGCAtagtgagtgtggagcccaccaTACTGGTGGTCAGACCCCCAAGCCATGAGGCGAGGGCCAAGCTGAGGCAAAGCTGTGGATGCATGATGATGGTGTAATTAAGTGGCCTACAGATGGCAGCATAGCGGTCGTAGGACATGACTGCCAAGAAGACACATTCAGTCGCTCCCAGCCAGTGGGAGATATAGAATTGGACCACACACCCTCCGTAGCTTATGGTTTTCTGTGGTCCCCAGAGGTTGACCAGAAGTTGTGGGACAATGCTTGTGGTAAAGCTAATGTCAAGGAAGGAGAGGTTAGCAAGAAAGAAGTACATAGGCGTGTGGAGGTGCACATCCATGCAGGAAACCAGAATGATGATGCCATTGCCCAAGATAGACACCACGTAAAACCCTAAGACAATGATGAAGAGGATGGATTCTAGGGAGGGTCGTGCAGAGAAGCCCAGGAGTACAAAGACTTCTGGAGAACTTACATTGGCTATTCCCATCATCATGTGAAGCCAGGAGTGGGGCAAAAAGGCCACCTGTGGTGAATGGGGGTAGGGGCACAGAATATGAAGCCCCAAGTGATTATATCAGTTAGCAAACTTCAAAcataattttatacttattttgttgAAAGCATCTACTCAAATGCTCCATGGATGATGTTGCATCATCTTCTTGAAGGCCATTTTGGAGAGACATGAAAATATGCATACCTAGCAGAAAATGGACATTCATGTAAAGTTCTTGGCACTGATTATTTTATTGAAACATTGCTTATAGTAGCAACATCTGGAGTCAACCTGAATGTTTAGTGATGAGGTTTTTCTTGGGTAAAAGATGGCATTTCATGTGATGAAACACTACAGAGGCACTAAAATCATGCTGGTGGTAGTCATTCTCCAGTTAATGGGCACATGGAGTCCATCATATCATTTCTCTTACTCTTAAATCCCACAATCAGCAAATTTTTGCTTTATCATTAAATTTAGATTCCATCACTTCTTCAGCCTCCCTGCTACCACCCTGGGCTATGCTGTGATAAATCTAATATCCTAACTTGTCTTTTTGCTTTCTGCCTTAGTTCCCTTCAGAGTATTCTCAACATAGCAGCCGGAAAATTACATTAGGATACAATATGATCATATTGCTCCACTGCTTAGCACTCCTGTTTTCCTAGAGCAAGGCTTGCAGTGCCTTTCCCCCAAGACATCCATCCACAGCTCAACTTCATACCTCCTTCAGGTTGTTTTTCAAAAGGAATCTTTCATTGAAGCAAAagcattatttttcaaagtgtttatttaagttctagttagttaacctacagtgtaatattaatttcaggtgaacaatataatgattcagtacTTCCATACAATGAAGCAAAGGTGCTACTTAGTATTGAAACTCCTCCCagctccctttcttccttttctgctttatttttattcatagtaCTTATCACTATAGGACAAACACGCTAGTCTGAGTTACTATGTTTGTACCTCTGCTAGAGTTTAAACTCCACAGACTTCTGGCTTTCTGTTTACTCTgtttgcttctgtctctgcaaTGCCTAGCCCAGTACTGATACACAACTAACCCTCAATCAATAGTCACTGAATGAGCAAACTGTGAAACAGGTCACTAGAATGTGTACATGGTTATAGTGACAGAAGAACCAGAGTAATATGAAGGCATCATTAAGGAATGCTCAGTGTAATCTCACAGTAGTGTTGTCAGGAAGGAACTCTTGGAACTGCCAGAGTCACGTACTGCTGACATTATTCCTTCTTCTTATGCAGGATGAAGAAAGCAAACCTTCAGACCATGCAAGAAGCTAGAAATCCCCATAGAGAAACATGGACATCTTCAGTGTGCTTCAGATGTCCTTGAAAAGTTCTGAAGTCTTTCttacaaaaacattaatatatACTCTTCCTTTTAAAAGGAAGAGTAAGTGCATTATAATTAGAAATCATGCAAGTATGAAGAACAGAGCAGCTATAAACTCAACGATCCCTTTCAAAATCCCAGGGAATGAAACTTGCTCATCTCTAAAACTGGAAGTTGACCAAGTTAAATAGAATTTGAACACACATGTTTATTCACAGATTTTCAAAGTACCTGTAGAGTTTCCATCATGCACATGTAAAAATGGGGCTCAGAGAGCTTCAGGCATTTGCCAAAATTTATGCACAGAAACCAGTGTGGACCTCACAGAGCCATAGAACTGAGACAGTTGTCTGGTTTGCAAATCAGAGAGCAGAGCAGCAGTGATGCTCTGAAAAAGCATCTGGGAAATAGATTGTGACCTCCTGCAAACTGGGGAAGCATAGAGAGCCACAAGGACATGGGTGGCTTCCTAATGTGGGTGTGAGAGAGAAGTCACCAAGGGTATCTTGGTCAGATATGTGCATTTGAGCCACGACACGATGAGGTGATCACCCCACACAGAGAATCATCTTAGATGAGTGAATGAGAACATGGAAAAGTAAAGGACAAAACTCAAAACTCTATGTCCCCTGAGGATGTGTCCCCTCCATGGAGATTTGGAAAATTTGTAGATTCACTTATGAAGAAAATGTATGAATATCAAGAGATGGCCACCATAAGGTCAGTCATGGAGATAACAGTTCAGTAGAATTTCTGAGGAAGTAGGGACCTTTGTGGTGATATGATCTATTTCTAGAAATGTTCATGGTTTACCCAAAGTACCAGAGCTGATCAGTGCTGGGGTGAGCTTGAGCTACACCCAAGACATTCAGATTCTTAGTATGAAAATAACGCTACCAGCAAAGGAGGTTTGCTCATTTGCAGAGAATCACCAACGCAGTCACAATAATCATTCTTGAAAATGTGACCTCGCCCCAAGTCCTGTGGTACTATGACAAAGAAAGATAACATAGTGACAGTTGTGAAAATGTTTTGAGTTCACATTTTAAGTCAATTATGCAGTCACAAACTCTTCTTCTGGCTGTAGGTAACCTGACAAAATACCAGACATCCAGAAGAACAAATCAGATTATTGAAATGGATCACTGTTCATCAACTTTAACTGGAATTACCAGAAACTTTGATCCCAATTCATCTTAAATATCATAAAAAACCACAAACAgacaaatgaacaagcaaacaaatcCAAGAATGTCACTTACAGATGGTGGGCTAGCTGCAGCACCTCCCTCTATGGAGAGTGGAAATGTTGAATAATGGGGAATATTTTCCTTCAAAGATTGGTAAAACCCATGAATTCAATGGATGTGGCATTAAAAAGTAGGGAAGTAGCAATGGATTTGGAGAAGCCCTAAAAATATTGGAAATCTCCGTCTTTGGTGGCAGAAGTCTTAGATTCTGTTCAAATGCATGtctaaagaacacatttttaagttttaaaatcagaataggCTTACATTAGAAAGAAACACTTTTTTCCTATGAAAACTGTTAACAAAAAGAGTGAGGATGACTCTCAGTGTTTCCAGGAAGAGAAATATATGCCAACTCTCAAAGGATCTAGTGTGTTGTAAAAAATGTATAATCACAAGACACTTGTTTTATCTTCTGGAGCATtcaggagggaagcagagggtgATGTATATGTCAGGGGATTGAAATTGCAAGGAAAGAAGCTTTGgggatttgtttttcccttttgaatAATTACAATTTCATTGTAACCAAACTAATTgatttcttttatgaataaaacACTATTGTAAGTGTTTTTACTGCCAAACACTGTTTACAAAACATAGAATCAAACCTCTCTACAGAAAGATTTATCACACAGTGGAGGACAGAGCCTGAAGTATTTGCTCATTACAATTTTGGCACATGTTGctatagattttctttaaaattcaatcaTATAATTATTGGTGTCCACCACAGCAATGAActgatacattttctttaaaaatgagcctatttttcttgtggtaaaatacacataacattaaTTTAGcatcataataattttttaagtatgcAAATCAGTGAAATTAAGGGTGTTCACAGGGCAGTGCAGCCCTCACCAACATCTAGTTGCAGAACTTTCTTGTTGCTCCAGATGTAGCCGTGACAGAGTCACtcttcatttgctttctttctccaggctttggcaaccactgatctgctttgtCCCTAAGGATTTACCTATTGTGGATATtacacataaatgaaataatatgttttGTGGCCTTTTATGTttggattctttcacttagcatatgtcTTGCTCATCCACATTATGGCATATGTTTTGCTCACTCTTGtaactgaatattattccattgtgtgccTTCGCCATAttatatttacctatttatttgctGATGTATATTGGGTGTATTTGTTGGATATTTTGGCTATTTCTACCTTCAGCTATTGTGAATTGAGTTTTTCTGAACATTTCTCTACAAATTgtgtctgaatgcctgttttcaattatttcagGTATACACTTAGGATTGGACTCACTGGGACATATGAGAACTCTGTGATTAATTTATGGGGGAACTGTCAAACTTTTCACAGTGACACATCATTGATATTCCTATAAGCACTGCATTGTATGTTCtgatttttccacatcttcaccactactttttattttccacttaaggtttttttttttttttttttttgtaataatccTGGTGGGTGTGAAGTCACATTTCCTTCTAGTTTCGATTTGTACTTCCCTAAAGATTGATATTGTGCATCTGTTCATGTACTTTTGGTCACTTTATCTTTTTTGAAGCAGTATTTAATCAGGTTCTTTGCCCACTTTTAATTgcattgtttgtctttttgttgttaagaaattagttctttttatattctgattaTTAGATACTTTATagatagatcatttgcaaacAGTTTCTTTTATCTGTGTGCTGTTTTCTTGGTCACTTTTTCCATAGTGTCCTTtgacaaagaatttttttcacaaaatccaatctattttcattttgcttcataATTTGGGGTGTCATATTTAGGAAACTTTTTAATGCCACATCCATTGAATTTATGAGTTTTACCAAATCCAGACTCATGAAGTATTTCTTCTCCATAGTCTTccaagagtttttaaattttagccctTACAATTAGGTccctcattattatttatttatttatttagttagttagttagttttaaAATGATGTAAGATAGGGGCTCAGCTTCATTCTTTAACAGGTATATATGTATTTGGCCCAGCACTAGTTACTGAAGAAactattctttcccccattgaatggtcttgacacccttgtctaaaattaaaaaaaaaataaattaaaaaaagtttttaccaAGACGTTTCTACTATTACGTACTTAAATAAAAAGGATCTAATTCAAAAAAAGCACCTAATTCAGTAATTCTTCTCTCTcaataacaaatatttgctaattataaaataatgctgTGCCAAAGTTTAATTTCAAGAAAACAGCAACTTTCAAAAAATATCattgaacaaaaaaagaaaatcgatTGCCATAGGTGTATGAGTTTATTctgtacttctatttttttttaatttattttttattggtgttcaatttactaacatacagaataacccccagtgcccgtcccccattcactcccaccccctgcccttctcttcttccaccacccctagttcgtttcccagagttagcagtctttacgttctgtctccctttctgatatttctcacacatttcttctcccttcccttatattccccttcactattatttatattccccaaatgaatgagaacatataatgtttgtccttcaccgactgacttacttcactcagcataataccctccagttccatccacgttgaagcaaatggtgggtatttgtcatttctaatagctgagtaatattccattgtatacataaaccacatcttctttatccattcatctttccatggacaccgaggctccttccacagtttggctatcatggccattgctgctagaaacatcggggtgcaggtgtcccggcgttccattgcatttgtatctttggggtaaatccccaacagtgcaattgctgggtcgtagggaaggtatatatttaactgtttgagga comes from the Canis aureus isolate CA01 chromosome 9, VMU_Caureus_v.1.0, whole genome shotgun sequence genome and includes:
- the OR2C3 gene encoding olfactory receptor 2C3, with protein sequence MMMGIANVSSPEVFVLLGFSARPSLESILFIIVLGFYVVSILGNGIIILVSCMDVHLHTPMYFFLANLSFLDISFTTSIVPQLLVNLWGPQKTISYGGCVVQFYISHWLGATECVFLAVMSYDRYAAICRPLNYTIIMHPQLCLSLALASWLGGLTTSMVGSTLTMLLPLCGNNRIDHFFCEMPLIMQLTCVDTSLNEVEMYVASFIFVVLPLGLILVSYGHIAWAVMKIRSAEGRRKAFNTCSSHVAVVALFYGSIIFMYLQPAKSNSHEQGKFIALFYTVITPMLNPLIYTLRNKDVKTALRHIVLEKCCGFARPWGHI